The Triticum aestivum cultivar Chinese Spring chromosome 3A, IWGSC CS RefSeq v2.1, whole genome shotgun sequence genome includes a region encoding these proteins:
- the LOC123060267 gene encoding uncharacterized protein, with protein MGKAAELVQWRMWAGSAVEGDLLVGAAGARRLRRFRYLTALVNVLGLIQQLSLGQDKNISWIQSIEIAEDSTKGLHLFYKFSISGCMMMIIHRAAYHLGKADANFS; from the exons ATGGGGAAAGCAGCGGAGTTGGTACAGTGGCGAATGTGGGCGGGGTCGGCCGTGGAGGGAGACTTGCTGGTCGGAGCAGCAGGAGCAAGAAGATTGAGGCGGTTCAG ATATTTAACTGCATTAGTGAATGTTCTGGGTCTGATACAGCAGCTAAGCTTAG GGCAAGACAAGAACATTAGTTGGATCCAGAGTATCGAGATTGCAGAGGACTCAACAAAGGGTCTGCACTTATTCTATAAATTCAGTATCAG TGGATGCATGATGATGATCATCCACCGAGCAGCATATCATCTTGGAAAAGCAGATGCGAATTTCTCCTAG